In Glycine max cultivar Williams 82 chromosome 10, Glycine_max_v4.0, whole genome shotgun sequence, the DNA window CAAACATACTCTAAAGCACCTTTGCACTCCCGGTTATCATTAGAAAGGGATGAGGTGGCAGTTATATATTGACTATGTTaggaatatattatatataataagtttattaacttttaaataattatttaaaataatttaaacaataatttataattaaataattatttaaaattatttttcattattaaaatatatatatatatatatatatatatatatatatatatatatattaaactctTAATATATACTTCCTCTATTTGAtaaatagttataaattttctaaaataaggatcaaatatttctaaaaaaattttaggcttaaatataacTTTCATCTCTCTTtcaaattcacaattttagccattttattttaaaatagagatatttaacccctattttaaaaaattcataattttgatttaattttaaattttgcctatttttttatttcttatgttttagttaattaaatcatttggaccaaaataaaaagaaataaaacataagtaaaACTGAGAAttgaactaaaattacaaattttataaaataaagaaactatatttctctatttaaaaatgaagagaataaaattgtaaattaaacaaaatagggaaccaaaattagatttaaatcttttttttcattgggttcttttacttttatccatcctatttctctccccctcaTTTTTATCCTACACTAGCAATACCAATTAGTTTGTTGTTGCTTTTAGATGTGTTGCGGTGTCATTGCATtgcaatttttgtttaaatcgAAGCTCATTATTATCCTACACCAatacaaatttgttttcaaatataaatcactttaatgcaaactcaattttaattaaattgattttgataaaatgaacatttaaaatcaaatttaaaaacactTAATAAAGTAAATCGATACagtataaaagaaatataacaatAAAGAAGAACGTAACAAAGTTTCTTGCGATGAACATACAACTGGAAGGGGGAAAACATCCAGGGTATTTTAGTTAGGTGAAGAACAAAATATTCTATATGAAATTAATACCTCATTTCATTCACGGGAGTATAATTGAAGACGATGGAACCAGATGCAGACATAAGCCAAACTCAACCTAGCTAACATCAGAGATAATGGAACAGTTCCTACAGAGCACATGTGCCCTGCTCCTCTGCGGATACCATATACTCAAAAACATAGTTCCTACATTTACATGTAAACACGTGCTTTAGTATAAAAAGCAGTAACTTCTAACAAACCCCATCTAATTGCTGGCCCAGCATCCTTGATGTCCCTAGAGAAACAGACCCTTAAATTCACCATTGGCTAGTTGGCACAACTGATTGTAAGAGAAGGTGTCTACAAAGAGGGCAAGATCAAAACCAACATAAATATGTAGGAACAGAACAATAGAAACAAGAAATAACAAACAGATCCTAATTCTAATTTCCATTGTGTCCATGGTAGAGGAAGAGAGCAATCGCCCAATAAATCCAATACGGGGTTTAATTGACAACAAAACACATGTTAGAAGAAACATTTACTTCAAGTGATTCGTTTCTCATTTTGACAGAAAAGTGGATctattaattgacaattaagtaAGAAATAAGGTTGTAATGGTTCGTACCAAATGTGCTGCCAAAGTCAGTCCATATTTCGGCATCAATAGAGTTGTTACTTTCAGCAATGCCAATGACCTCAATATAGTTCATAAGAGGGACTTGTGGCAACCCTTTTATGGTTAATTGACAGTCATCTGTGGATTTTGCTGTGGCAACCCCACCATCACATTGGCTCACCTGAACCACTGTTCTTACTTTCTTCCCTATAAAGTTGGGAATCAACTGAGCATTTACAAATACAGCAGGATTTGACGTGTCCATGACCTGAAACAAGACAAAAACAATCAAGCTTTGCAGGCATAGCTTAAACAAAtgggagatataaggttggccGGAAGGGAGGGCTTAAGGACGAAGGGAGAAGAGGGGAGAAGTAGCAAGTTTGAATCCCtcactaatatttataataaaactaacatttgtcgataaaaaaaatagcttaaACAAATGAACTTCCTGATTAGTGGGTAACTAATGATTGCATAATCTGAAAAAAGTCTGGTTTCAAATTTTCAACTCGGCACATAATTACAGTAAGCGTTGGGCGTGTTaacgaggaaaaaggaaaaataacaaCTATGCCACATGATAGCCTAAGAGGATTTTCCACAAACACGTCGAGTGCGCAAACAAAGAATATGAGTATCGCGTATGTACAACAGATCACCTAACCCTAAAGATATGGCAAATCAGTGAATAATATTATGcagcaaaaaagacaaaatcgaagcagaagaaaaaaggagaCGAAAGAGTGAACCTTCTAATG includes these proteins:
- the LOC100781484 gene encoding replication protein A 14 kDa subunit B, with translation MDTSNPAVFVNAQLIPNFIGKKVRTVVQVSQCDGGVATAKSTDDCQLTIKGLPQVPLMNYIEVIGIAESNNSIDAEIWTDFGSTFDTFSYNQLCQLANGEFKGLFL